One Molothrus aeneus isolate 106 chromosome 6, BPBGC_Maene_1.0, whole genome shotgun sequence genomic window carries:
- the LRRC4C gene encoding leucine-rich repeat-containing protein 4C: MLNKMTLHPQQIMIGPRFNRALFDPLLVVLLALQLLVVAGLVRAQTCPSVCSCSNQFSKVICVRKNLRDVPDGISTNTRLLNLHENQIQIIKVNSFKHLRHLEILQLSRNHIRTIEIGAFNGLANLNTLELFDNRLTTIPNGAFVYLSKLKELWLRNNPIESIPSYAFNRIPSLRRLDLGELKRLSYISEGAFEGLSNLRYLNLAMCNLREIPNLTPLVKLDELDLSGNHLTAIRPGSFQGLMHLQKLWMIQSQIQVIERNAFDNLQSLVEINLAHNNLTLLPHDLFTPLRLERIHLHHNPWNCNCDILWLSWWIKDKAPSNTACCARCHTPPSLKGRYIGELDLNYFTCYAPVIVEPPADLNVTEGMAAEMKCRASTSLTSVSWITPNGSVMTHGAYRVRIAVLSDGTLNFTKVTVQDTGLYTCMVSNSVGNTTASATLNVTALDNPGYTYFSTVTVETVEPSQDEAQTTEQVGPTPVTNWETINMTTSLTPQSTRSTEKTFTIPVTDANNGIPGIDEVMKTTKIIIGCFVAITLMAAVMLVIFYKMRKQHHRQSHHAPTRTVEIINVDDELTGDTPIESHLPMPAIEHEHLNHYNSYKSPFNHTTTVNTINSIHSSVHEPLLIRMNSKDNVQETQI, translated from the coding sequence ATGTTGAACAAGATGACCTTACATCCACAGCAGATAATGATAGGTCCTAGGTTTAACAGGGCCCTATTTGACCCCCTGCTTGTGGTGCTGTTGGCTCTTCAGCTTCTTGTGGTGGCTGGTCTAGTGAGGGCCCAAACTTGCCCTTctgtctgctcctgcagcaacCAGTTCAGTAAAGTGATTTGTGTACGGAAAAATCTTAGAGACGTGCCAGACGGCATCTCCACCAACACCCGGCTACTCAATCTCCATGAGAACCAGATTCAAATCATTAAAGTTAATAGCTTCAAGCATCTGAGGCACCTAGaaatcctgcagctcagcaggaatCACATCAGAACAATTGAAATAGGGGCTTTCAATGGTCTGGCCAATCTCAACACTTTGGAACTCTTTGACAATCGTCTGACCACTATCCCAAATGGGGCTTTTGTATACCTATCAAAACTGAAGGAACTGTGGTTGAGAAACAACCCCATTGAGAGCATCCCTTCTTATGCTTTTAACAGAATCCCTTCTCTCCGGAGgttggatttgggggaattgAAAAGGCTTTCATACATCTCAGAAGGTGCCTTTGAAGGTCTGTCCAACTTGAGGTATTTGAACCTTGCCATGTGCAATCTTCGAGAGATTCCTAACCTTACTCCACTTGTAAAACTGGATGAGTTAGATCTTTCTGGGAATCATCTGACTGCCATCCGGCCAGGTTCTTTCCAAGGGTTGATGCATCTTCAGAAATTGTGGATGATACAGTCCCAGATTCAAGTGATagaaagaaatgcttttgaTAACCTTCAGTCACTTGTAGAGATCAACCTGGCACACAACAATCTAACACTACTGCCTCATGACCTGTTCACACCGCTCCGCCTAGAAAGGATCCACTTGCATCACAATCCTTGGAACTGCAACTGTGATATCCTTTGGCTCAGCTGGTGGATTAAAGACAAGGCACCCTCCAACACTGCATGCTGTGCCCGTTGCCACACGCCCCCCAGTTTAAAAGGAAGATACATTGGTGAGCTGGACCTGAATTACTTCACATGTTATGCTCCAGTCATAGTGGAGCCACCAGCAGACCTCAACGTCACAGAAGGCATGGCTGCAGAGATGAAATGCCGGGCATCGACCTCCCTGACCTCCGTATCTTGGATTACTCCAAATGGATCTGTAATGACACATGGGGCATACAGAGTTCGGATTGCTGTGCTCAGTGATGGCACATTAAATTTTACCAAGGTAACTGTGCAAGACACGGGTTTGTACACATGCATGGTGAGTAACTCTGTCGGGAATACCACGGCTTCTGCCACGCTGAATGTGACTGCCCTGGATAACCCTGGTTACACGTACTTTTCAACCGTCACAGTAGAGACTGTGGAACCTTCTCAGGATGAGGCACAGACCACAGAGCAGGTTGGGCCCACACCAGTTACCAACTGGGAAACCATTAACATGACAACCTCACTCACTCCACAGAGCACAAGATCAACAGAAAAAACGTTCACCATTCCTGTGACGGACGCAAACAACGGGATCCCAGGAATAGATGAGGTTATGAAGACTACCAAAATCATAATTGGTTGTTTTGTGGCTATCACTCTCATGGCTGCTGTGATGCTGGTAATTTTCTACAAAATGAGGAAACAGCATCACCGGCAGAGCCATCATGCTCCAACACGGACTGTAGAGATCATTAATGTGGATGATGAGCTTACAGGTGACACACCCATAGAGAGTCATTTGCCCATGCCAGCAATAGAGCATGAGCACTTAAATCACTATAACTCTTATAAATCTCCTTTCAACCACACAACAACAGTTAACACAATAAATTCAATACACAGTTCAGTGCATGAACCGTTATTGATCCGAATGAACTCGAAAGACAATGTTCAAGAGACTCAAATCTAA